One part of the Tenacibaculum sp. 190130A14a genome encodes these proteins:
- a CDS encoding type IX secretion system membrane protein PorP/SprF → MKSLLGIFLLSVMGICVVSNTYAQQDPQYTQYMFNTMSVNPAYAGSRGHTVISALGRTQWVGFDGAPDTQNLSYDTPLGYTGLGLGVNLVNDKIGPSHEIYLDANVSYTIETGQQGNLAFGLRLGGRWLNIDWSKGTTTTAETFPPVNRILPTIGAGLYYHEPQWYVGLSVPNIIRTEHYDNDLPSGEVALERMHFFFITGYVFDLNEDLKFKPALLLKGVSGAPLSLDVSANLLFSERFRVGVGWRWDDSISALLGFQISDSLMIGYAYDLTTSNYNVVNSGTHEIMLRYEVFKEIKYRSPRFF, encoded by the coding sequence ATGAAATCATTATTAGGTATATTCTTATTAAGTGTCATGGGTATTTGTGTTGTATCAAATACCTATGCACAACAAGATCCACAGTATACACAGTACATGTTTAATACAATGTCGGTTAACCCTGCATATGCTGGATCTAGAGGACATACGGTAATTTCAGCTTTAGGAAGAACGCAATGGGTTGGTTTTGATGGTGCTCCAGATACTCAAAATTTAAGTTACGATACTCCTTTAGGTTATACAGGTTTAGGACTAGGAGTTAACTTAGTTAATGATAAAATCGGACCTTCTCATGAAATTTATTTGGATGCTAATGTTTCTTATACAATTGAAACTGGTCAACAAGGTAATTTGGCATTTGGTTTACGTTTAGGAGGTAGATGGTTGAATATTGATTGGTCTAAAGGAACAACAACAACGGCTGAAACATTTCCTCCGGTTAACAGAATATTACCAACAATTGGTGCTGGGTTATATTACCATGAGCCACAATGGTATGTTGGATTATCGGTTCCGAATATTATCAGAACAGAGCATTATGATAATGATTTACCAAGTGGAGAAGTTGCTTTAGAAAGAATGCACTTTTTCTTCATTACAGGATATGTTTTTGATTTGAATGAAGATTTAAAATTTAAACCAGCTCTTTTATTAAAAGGAGTTTCAGGAGCACCGTTATCGTTAGATGTTTCTGCAAATTTACTATTTAGTGAGAGATTTAGAGTTGGTGTAGGTTGGAGATGGGATGACTCTATTAGTGCTCTATTAGGGTTTCAAATCTCAGACTCTTTAATGATTGGGTATGCCTATGATTTAACAACGTCTAATTATAATGTAGTTAATTCAGGAACCCATGAAATTATGTTACGTTACGAAGTATTTAAAGAAATAAAATATAGATCTCCTCGATTCTTCTAA
- a CDS encoding OmpA family protein, with translation MKKVIFPLAVLAVLTTSCVSKKKYVELEQRYNDTRGNLQKTTLEKEQLEAKFAKIEARVSDYNNKINSLKNVNASLEEENNVKLDMVENTVISNSLKKKMRATLSKVDPSELEGVKTLKDSMNVAIAHNLKKSINTNDLENSDDINIDIDQTVVMISVSDKMLFNTASYRVKKSAYKLIKKLAEVINSEPSMDVMIEGHTDSRSINTAVLQDNWDLSVKRATSIVRILEKKYGVDASRLIASGRGSSVPLVENNTRANRARNRRTRIVILPNLDKFFGLLAEEEKITP, from the coding sequence ATGAAAAAAGTAATTTTCCCTTTAGCAGTACTTGCTGTATTAACAACTTCATGTGTTTCAAAAAAGAAATATGTAGAGTTAGAACAGCGTTATAATGACACAAGAGGTAATTTGCAAAAAACAACTCTTGAGAAGGAACAATTGGAAGCGAAATTCGCTAAAATAGAAGCGAGAGTGAGTGATTATAACAATAAAATTAACTCTCTTAAAAATGTAAATGCATCTTTAGAAGAAGAAAATAATGTAAAGTTAGATATGGTTGAGAATACCGTGATATCTAATTCATTAAAGAAAAAGATGAGAGCTACTTTATCAAAGGTAGATCCTTCAGAGTTAGAAGGAGTAAAAACTTTAAAAGATTCTATGAATGTTGCGATAGCTCATAACTTGAAGAAATCTATTAATACGAATGACTTAGAGAATTCTGATGATATTAATATTGATATTGACCAAACAGTTGTGATGATTTCTGTTTCAGATAAAATGCTATTTAATACAGCAAGCTATAGAGTCAAAAAGAGTGCTTATAAGCTCATTAAAAAATTAGCTGAAGTAATTAACTCAGAACCAAGTATGGATGTAATGATAGAGGGACATACAGACTCTAGAAGCATTAATACAGCTGTATTACAAGATAACTGGGATTTAAGTGTAAAAAGAGCAACATCAATTGTAAGAATCCTAGAGAAGAAATATGGGGTTGATGCTAGTAGACTTATTGCATCTGGAAGAGGAAGTTCAGTACCTTTAGTAGAGAATAATACTCGAGCTAATAGAGCTCGAAATAGAAGGACTAGAATCGTGATACTACCGAATTTGGATAAGTTTTTTGGTTTGTTAGCAGAAGAGGAGAAAATAACACCTTAA
- a CDS encoding OmpA family protein, translated as MNVRLLPILFFIVGGNLFSQSLKVADRYFDEFSFMESAKIYEALVLQKGDSSQHVLSRLADSYYNNADTEQAEKWYQKLLKNYQEIDNKYLFKYAQVLRSIGKYKESDSILHVYASKGAHSGLTNELENEDYLLDFSKNDDKRISIRNLGVNSPLSDFGGFLLNGKVYFTSALPKNTKRERIYKWNNQPFLNIYKSDEEITTLEESKKDTILRLVNQELFEAPITTDVHESTPIFSKDGKTIYFTRNNSNGKKVGKDKKNTSNLKIYKASLVNGYWINVTELPFNSDEYSVGHPALSPDEKTLYFVSNMPDGYGGTDIYKVSVNDEGEYGEPENLGEKINTPGREMFPFIGEDNTLYFSSDGHLGLGLLDIFQAKIKSDNSFSSAKNLGYPFNSKRDDFSFFLNENGKKGFFSSNRRGGKGDDDIYSFFIYSDPPVCYQTVTGVISNAKTNGFIDGAVVKLVGTNGRVISETLSDVNGGYSFTNVLCSTKFIVQVSKFDHRSNATTITTREKRGEEIRKDITLTPLIVGNQIVINPIYFDYNRALIREDAEYELENIVTVMTNHPEVVIKIESHTDSRGGKDYNRKLSDRRAKATRDYIISRGISKNRIESAIGYGEDQLLNNCDDSNKKCSDVDHQKNRRSYFYIVKGGENIKARQEAEKIKVQKKISRRNNFLQFLRKNFKKSDSKGNDKCLKEDDNCEDNIKSAKQLKL; from the coding sequence ATGAATGTTAGGTTATTACCTATACTATTTTTTATAGTAGGGGGAAATTTATTTAGTCAAAGTTTAAAAGTAGCAGATCGTTATTTCGACGAGTTTTCGTTTATGGAATCTGCTAAGATTTATGAAGCTCTAGTACTTCAAAAAGGAGACAGTTCGCAACATGTTTTATCTAGGTTAGCTGATTCGTATTATAATAATGCAGATACAGAACAGGCCGAAAAATGGTATCAAAAGCTTTTAAAGAATTATCAAGAGATTGATAATAAGTACTTGTTTAAGTATGCTCAGGTATTAAGAAGTATTGGAAAATATAAAGAGTCGGACTCGATACTTCATGTATATGCTTCAAAAGGAGCGCATTCTGGTTTAACAAATGAGCTTGAGAATGAAGATTATTTACTTGATTTTTCTAAAAATGATGATAAAAGAATTAGTATACGAAACCTAGGAGTTAATTCTCCTTTATCGGATTTTGGAGGTTTCTTGTTGAATGGAAAAGTATATTTTACATCTGCTCTTCCTAAGAATACGAAACGAGAACGAATTTATAAATGGAATAACCAACCATTTTTAAATATTTATAAATCTGATGAAGAAATTACAACTTTAGAGGAAAGTAAAAAAGATACCATTTTGCGTTTGGTAAATCAGGAGCTTTTTGAAGCTCCTATAACAACGGATGTACATGAATCTACACCTATTTTTTCAAAAGACGGTAAGACGATTTACTTTACAAGAAACAATTCTAATGGTAAAAAGGTTGGAAAGGATAAAAAGAATACGTCCAATCTAAAAATATACAAAGCTTCTTTGGTAAACGGATATTGGATTAACGTTACTGAATTACCTTTTAATAGTGATGAATACTCAGTAGGACATCCTGCTTTGAGTCCTGACGAAAAAACATTGTATTTTGTTTCTAATATGCCTGATGGTTATGGCGGAACAGATATTTACAAAGTTTCAGTCAATGATGAAGGTGAGTATGGAGAACCTGAAAATTTAGGAGAAAAAATAAACACCCCTGGAAGAGAGATGTTTCCCTTTATTGGAGAAGATAATACATTGTATTTTTCATCTGATGGACACTTAGGTTTAGGTTTGCTTGATATTTTTCAAGCTAAAATTAAATCAGATAATAGCTTTTCTAGTGCAAAAAATTTAGGATATCCATTCAATAGTAAAAGAGATGATTTTTCATTTTTCTTGAATGAAAATGGTAAAAAAGGTTTTTTCTCCTCTAATAGAAGAGGAGGAAAAGGAGATGATGATATTTATAGCTTTTTTATCTATTCAGATCCTCCTGTATGCTACCAAACAGTGACAGGAGTTATTTCAAATGCTAAAACCAATGGTTTTATTGATGGAGCCGTAGTTAAATTAGTTGGAACAAACGGTCGAGTAATAAGTGAAACACTCTCTGATGTAAATGGAGGTTATTCTTTTACAAATGTTTTATGTAGTACTAAATTTATAGTACAAGTGAGTAAGTTTGACCATAGGTCGAATGCAACTACCATTACAACAAGAGAAAAAAGAGGTGAGGAAATACGAAAGGATATAACTTTAACTCCGTTAATTGTTGGAAACCAAATTGTAATAAATCCGATTTATTTTGACTATAACAGAGCTTTAATTAGAGAAGATGCTGAATACGAATTAGAGAATATTGTTACGGTAATGACGAATCACCCTGAAGTAGTAATCAAGATTGAATCACATACGGATAGTAGAGGAGGTAAGGATTATAATAGAAAGTTATCAGATAGAAGAGCTAAAGCTACTCGAGATTATATTATTTCTAGAGGTATTTCAAAAAACAGAATAGAAAGTGCTATTGGGTATGGAGAAGATCAATTATTGAATAATTGTGATGATAGCAATAAGAAGTGTTCAGATGTAGATCATCAAAAGAATAGACGATCTTATTTTTACATTGTAAAAGGAGGAGAAAATATAAAAGCTCGTCAGGAAGCTGAAAAAATAAAGGTTCAAAAGAAAATATCAAGAAGGAATAATTTTCTACAATTTTTAAGAAAGAACTTTAAAAAGTCTGATTCAAAAGGAAATGACAAATGTTTAAAAGAAGACGATAATTGTGAAGACAATATTAAATCAGCAAAGCAGCTGAAATTATAG